A region from the Oligoflexus sp. genome encodes:
- a CDS encoding phosphoglycerate mutase family protein produces MKKYLLLGLWLLAAKAYAFQTVFIVRHAEKQDDSKDPGLSLKGKSRALDLATHLKDAGVKAIYVTEYQRTQKTAEPLAEVLGIKPEMTDKDLAKFAAKLLADKSSDAALIVGHSNTVPDLVKALGVPVNWTIADTEFDRLIIVTLAKPAPVTTVLRY; encoded by the coding sequence ATGAAGAAGTATCTGCTGCTTGGACTCTGGCTTTTGGCGGCCAAGGCCTATGCCTTCCAAACCGTTTTTATCGTGCGTCATGCGGAAAAGCAGGATGACAGCAAGGATCCCGGACTCAGCCTGAAGGGCAAAAGCCGGGCCCTCGACCTCGCGACCCATCTGAAGGACGCGGGCGTTAAAGCCATCTATGTGACGGAATACCAAAGGACGCAGAAAACGGCCGAACCCTTGGCCGAAGTCCTGGGCATCAAACCCGAGATGACGGACAAGGACCTCGCAAAATTCGCGGCCAAACTGCTGGCCGATAAAAGCAGCGATGCGGCCCTGATCGTCGGTCACTCCAATACCGTGCCCGATCTGGTCAAGGCCTTGGGCGTGCCGGTGAACTGGACGATAGCCGATACCGAATTCGATCGCTTGATCATCGTGACTCTTGCCAAACCGGCTCCGGTCACGACCGTACTGCGCTACTAA
- a CDS encoding nitroreductase family protein, translated as MPDVAAFRARPKDYHEDAPACDPLALADIIRSRRSIRRYKPESIPEDVMNACFDLALQAPNSSNLQTWEFHWVRRPDLKKSLAQACLGQAAATTAPELIVCVARTSVWRRNAPLIEAQLKKEGLPTKSTLAYYHKLVYWVYSVGPLSILAPFKWLLLTIIGLFRPIIRGPLTKKDQAIWAIKSAALACENLMLALRAYGYDSCAMEGFDAWRVKKLIKLPRDAHVVMVLSAGRRTQGGVYGPKLRLPRDMFVLEH; from the coding sequence ATGCCCGATGTTGCAGCCTTTCGCGCACGCCCCAAGGATTATCACGAAGATGCGCCTGCATGCGATCCTTTGGCCTTGGCGGACATTATTCGATCGCGTCGCTCGATACGGCGATATAAGCCGGAATCCATTCCCGAGGATGTTATGAACGCCTGCTTCGACCTCGCTCTGCAGGCTCCCAATTCATCCAACCTGCAGACCTGGGAATTTCATTGGGTGCGGCGACCGGATCTGAAGAAGTCTCTGGCTCAGGCCTGTTTAGGCCAGGCCGCGGCCACCACGGCTCCCGAGCTGATCGTCTGTGTGGCCAGGACCAGCGTCTGGCGGCGCAATGCGCCCTTGATCGAGGCGCAGTTGAAAAAAGAAGGGCTGCCGACCAAGTCAACTCTGGCTTATTACCATAAGCTGGTTTATTGGGTGTATTCCGTGGGGCCCCTTTCCATCCTGGCCCCTTTCAAATGGCTGCTTTTGACGATCATCGGTCTTTTCCGTCCGATCATCCGCGGCCCCCTCACCAAAAAAGACCAGGCGATATGGGCCATAAAAAGCGCAGCGCTCGCCTGTGAAAATTTGATGCTGGCGTTGCGGGCTTATGGTTATGACAGCTGTGCCATGGAAGGCTTTGATGCATGGCGCGTGAAGAAGCTGATCAAGCTGCCCCGTGATGCGCATGTGGTGATGGTGCTGAGCGCAGGGCGAAGAACCCAGGGAGGCGTTTACGGACCCAAACTGCGCCTGCCCCGGGATATGTTTGTCTTGGAACACTGA